In Phaseolus vulgaris cultivar G19833 chromosome 3, P. vulgaris v2.0, whole genome shotgun sequence, the sequence aattatttttttaaaataatgtaaaaaaatttgCTTTAATAACTCCTCATTTAAAATAACAACAGAATCGaaacagaataataaaataaaatattatataaaagatTGTGTATATAAAAACAGATATATTGGTATCCCCGCATAGATTTGGTTAACAattcaatcaaaataaaaatagaataataaaataaaatattagataagaataaaatatagataaatttgtgtatataaaaacaaaacagatatATTGGGATCCTTTGGTTGGTTGAATTGTTGTCTTCATTGTCACTGTATTGCATATTTCGTTTTCCCATTCACAGTTCATTTTTACGTATCGGCGTGGTGGTAGGAGTGATTCAGAAGACAGAAGTAGCATTATGGATCGCAGTGGGAGGCATGCTTCAGAAGAAGATTACAGTGAGCTCACCATGAAATCAGATAGGTATAGTGATAGGGATTGGAGACAAAGAGTTGAAAGGAATAATGACAATGATAAGGGTGTGAACATGCAGCAAGAAGTAAGTAGAAAGAAAGAGCATGGAAATGGAACAACGATCCCAGGTGTTTACATTCCCCCCTTTAAGATGGCCATGATGATGAAAGAAGTTCAGGATAAAAGTAGTGCAGAATATCAAAGGTTAACTTGGGAGGCTCTCAGAAAGACCATAAACGGCCTTGTAAATAAGGTTAATGCtacaaacataaaaaatataattcctgaattgttttcggaaaacctgATCAGAGGAAGGGGACTCTTTTGTCGGTCATGTATGAAGTCACAGATGGCTTCTCCAGTTTTTACAGATGCTTTTGCTGCCTTGGTTGCTGTTGTTAATACAAAGTTCCCTGAGGTGGGGGATCTTTTGCTTAGAAGGATTGTTTTGCAGCTCAAGAGGGCTTATAAGCGTAATGACAAGGTATGTGATTATTCTTCTTATTCTTAGATCAACTTTTGCTtctaatttacttttatttgcCTTTTGTTTTGCTACtgatttgtttttttctttgtctttcATCGTTTATAGCCTCAATTACTAGCAGCTGTTAAATTTATAGGGCATCTGGTGAATCAGCAAGTAGCTCATGAGATTATTGCTCTTGAGTTACTCACAGTTTTACTCGAGAAACCTTCTGATGATAGTGTTGAAGTAGCTGTTGTTTTTGTGACAGAATGTGGTTCAATACTGCAGGATCTCTCACCTAAGGGCCTTCATGGTGAGTATTCCCTCACACTATATGGCAACAGTGTGCTTAGGTTTCTATTTGTAAATATGATAACTTTTTTTTCcatttgtcttttattgtttCCTTGCACTTCATTTTACATCAGAAACCACTTTTTTTCTGCTTCATTGTATTAACTACTCTAGGATAGCACTGTAGAGCTAAGTAAATGATTTTTGGGTTAAGTTTATCTCATCTGCAAAAGAGGGGAAAGACTGGAATCAACGGTTTTAAAATTCCAGTTGCATGAAATCGTGTTAGAGATTGAGGCTGGATAGATTAAGGAAACAAATTAGATCAAAGGTGAGTTGAAGGAATGTTAGATAATATATGGTTGCaagaaatgaaaattaatttgtttggtgTTGTGAGTTGTTAAAATAGGAGCCTGACTTATTTACCTGGTGTGGGGCATGCAGTTCTTCTTTAAAATATCAAAGctttaatattattgtttatCACTAAAACCTCCATGTGAATTTTCTCACTCGTGTCAAGTATAAGCAAATATGTGTTTGCCTGCTAAGTGACTATACATATGTAGTCCTCTTTTCCTAATCTTTTTCttctatataataaaaaaactgtTCATCTAGTTATTGTTCTTTCCAAGTGCTCCACTTGCTTCAGGTCTTTTGCTGGTTTGTGTTTGTTTACATTCCTGCCTGATTGCAGAAATATGTTAATGCAAGACACTTGTGTATATATATGTGCAAATGATGCTTGAGATAGCTTTCTGTTGAAATCTTCTGACAAATAAGATTTTATAATTTGCAGGTATCTTTGAGCGTTTTCGTggaattcttcatgaaggagaaatTGACAAACGTGTTCAGTTTCTGATCGAAGGCTTATTTGCAATAAGAAAAGCCAAGTTTCAGGTACTTCCCTTTTTGTTTGTCATAGTAATAGCACATTAACATAATAACACAAAATtcaattctttttaaattacattaaagGAATAGTTTAAAATTGAAATGTAATCAATGGTTGCATTGCATTAACAGGGCTATCCAGCTGTTCGTCCTGAATTCGATCTTGTGGAACCAGAACTGCAGTTAACTCATGAAGTCTCCTTGGATGAGGAGATAGATCCTGCGATTTCTCTTGGTATATTTTGTTTTGAGAAGTTTGTATATGTTTCTAATTTGATTGATGGCTGTCATTttgatttctttatttttgattttgttttttctcaGATATATTCAAGCCAGACCCCGATTACCTGAAGAATGAGAAGCGTTATGAAGAGTTGAAGAAATCAATGTTGGGTGAGGACTCCGAGGATGAACAGGAAGACATGGACTCCGAGTCAGATGAtgtggaagaagaggatgaagaaCATATGCGAATAAAAGATGAAACAGATACAGATCTTGTCAACCTTCGCAGAGAAATATACTTAACCATTATGTCTAGTGTTAATTTTGAGGAAGCTGGTCATAAGCTTCTGAAAATTAAGCTAGAGCCAGGTCAAGAGGTGAGCTTGGAATCCCTGCTagaacttattttattttgctaAATTATCTACATGCTGCCTTTTTCTTATTCTAAACTTTTTAGTATGTTATATTTTAAGAACATGGTAGAACTTCTGAAAATTGAATGCTCTCTTTCTTTATGTCTGTCTCCCTTGTATAAACTCATTAATTTGCCAATTTGTATTTTGGCACTTGTTGATCTTTTAGATTTGAATTTAACTAGAGTATCACATCGGTTCAAGGTTATTTTGATGCTCTTTTATATGACCAGTGCATCAATGCGTAGCTGTTGTAAGCTATAACTATTATTAAGCATAGACTGCATCTATAAGTATTTATTCAGATTGAACATTTTCCAGCTACAATATATCGTTTTTCATTTGTTTACGTTATGCCTTCTGCTTATTTTAACTAACTATAATTTGGTATTTTTGTAATTGGTGGTAGATGGAGTTGTGCATTATGCTTTTGGAATGTTGCAGCCAAGAGAGAACCTATGTCCCATATTATGGTCTTCTCGGACAGCGTTTCTGCGTGATCAACAAAGTACAgcaagaaaattttgaaaagtgCTTTGTGCAGCAGTACTCCATGATTCACCGACTTGAAACAAATAAACTGCGAAATGTGGCGAAATTTTTTGCTCATTTACTTGGCACATGTGCTCTACCTTGGCATGTTTTATCATATATACGGCTGACTGAAGAGGACACAACTTCTTCTTCACGTATATTTATTAAGATTCTTTTCCAGGTATTGAGAATCAAACTCAAGTATTTCTCTTGCTTCTTTATGCACCTGCATACTATTTCTCGAAGTTTGATCTGTGTGCTTTAGAAATATACATATAATGAGACCTGAAAATATTTTCTGCTTCTTGTCTTCTATATTGTGTAAATTATGCATGCTTCTGTATGTGGAAGATGTTGATTAGTGTTTATTGTTTATGATGTTGCAGGAACTATCAGAGCACCTTGGAATCCAGCCGCTAAATGAGCGGTTAAATGATCCAACTATGCAAGAATATTTTGAATCCATATTTCCAAAAGATAATCCAAAAAACACACGGTTCTGCATTAATTTCTTTACATCCATTGGTCTTGGTGGTCTTACTGAGAACCTACGTGAGTATTTGAAGAATATGCCACATTTTATCATGCAACAACAAAAACAAGGTTCAGATTCTGAAACAGATGATGAGTCAGGGAGTTCTGATTCATCGGATTCTGGAACAACTAGTTCAGACTCAGATTCCACCAGTTCTGATGAGAATGACGGTGAGCGTGACAGAAAAAGACAGAGAAAGAGGAGGAGACAGTAAAACATTTCATCATCAATTTTACTTCATTTCCAAATCCAATATATTTTCGGATTGTCTAATATTAATGTTTCCAAATTTAGTAGTTATATTAAGGATGGTGTAACATGAAACTTAATTCTAAATCTGGATTAACTTTACAGTTATCTAATATGAAGTATAATGATGTATTACGAATTGACTAAGCTTGAATGCTATTCCGAATCTGAGAGTTAGTTTTGTGTAACATAATCCaacacataattaattaattttgaaacttATGAATCATTGATCTTCTGAATTACTCAATATGAAACACGAAAAATTTACAAATGCAAACATGCCTAAAAACGCAGAAAACTTACATGAAAATGACACAATCACCATAAAAATGTCAACACTACCACCACAACAACCACCGTCATGGTGGTGCAGAAAGAAGCTGcctgaatttttttaaaaagtacaaatcgtaatttttatttttttttaatttgtgtacCAAAAGAAatgtgttttcattttttttatcacaacaGAATGAAAATTCGTCTACATATTTTTAAGAGCGTTAACTATAAGATTGATTGCATTTTCTTAACTTATTGTTTTACAATGAATtttcctctatttttttttatatttgttcttGATTCGTTAAATATTTTACAGACGATATTAAGTCTCACCGAGGACTTAAAACtcctaaaataaaattcttgaatgtttttttttgtagtgaggtattttttttgttataagcCAAATTTTATTGAAGCAGAAACTATAATTTAAGGTTACTTACCAAACAAATATTAGAAATATGCAATCTTATGACATAAAAAACTGATCAATTAAATAAGAAAGTTAAAGGGCAAAATCCATATACAAGCCTTTTAGGAGTAGTTTCATCCCTGGTGTACATGGAAGGTACTTTTATACTATTATTTCCCTACTTGAAATTTTCTTGTGTAACATTTCTTCTTCTCCACACACCACAATCAAGCAAACCATGTACCAAAGCACCCAATTACATCTTGTTAAGTATGTAATCTTGTGTacctgaaaaaactgatttattAAATATGCAATCTtgtgacataaaaaaaactgaTCAATTAAATAAGAAAGTTAAAAGGCTTAATTACTAAAACATGTATGAAaagtcccccatatttttgtattttttttttaataatattttttttttcatgtgatggcagatgattgttgttacttgaggtgtcagcttagctgagatgtcaagttgcatagtgatgcctaacacaaaaactttataaaaaaaaaacatgtataaaAAGAACCACCAACATTTAAAGAATGAATAGAAGAAGGGTGTTGAATTGTGGTGGATAAGGTACAATTTTGTTCTTAAGGACAAAATCTATTGTGGGGGGAGAATATAATAGTTCTAAATTTATGTTTGCAAACTTCtataaattaagaaattttAGAGTAAATATTGACCCCATATTTTATATATCACGGTACAATATATCTTAACtactacaaaattatttaatgtcgattaaaaattgatattaaaatataaaagttgatGTTAATTAGTTAATAATGTGGAATTTATATTATACCTATAgtgatttttaaataattagtgtTGACTTTTTAATGACAAATTTTAAGTAGTGTTcgcaagaaaataataatttaccgttaatttttaaatttatttttaattaaagcaGTTAGTATCGACCAAGCCCACACTAATATcttctatattttaaaattaatttaatttagtatcaataaatcaatattaaatttatttattttaaacattaatttaatttatgtcgGTAATATtgatactaataataataatttaaaagagtgtttcttcttcaatgctttcattattatctttatagcaaaaataaaacatacaaaaaaattagcaaaaaaacTCATGAATTGAATAGAAAGAATTTTATGGAAATAAGAGTGAGTCAAACTTCATTCATAATGAGATGTGTGAAAATttatatagaaaagaaaaaagagaaaatgtatGTTTTAATTAGTTAAATCAAACTTACAAAAATTACAACAATCATATTTAATACGAATTTTTggatttaaataatataagttttgtattatatattaaaaaaagaaatgaattcataatatataaataatattaacattgaCTTAATCtatactaatttaaataaatatgaaatatatattatattagttaaattaattgatattaacttaaataaataaatatttttttatacttagaatttagaatttaatttaataaatatgttgatttgattcacacacacttcttttattaattaaagGTAAGGTAAGGTAAGGTGTtagaaaaaatgttaattttgatACTATTAATTAACAGTAAGTATCCACTAGTTTGTTAAAGTTGATATTGAAAATTtgttattgaaaatttaaaatgaacGCATATATTTGActttttaagaataaatatgacgatttttttaaatagaattaaaattaaatttgagaATTAAAAAGATATGAATtggaattaattaaatattggaAACGGAAAACAAGATAAAGAAATTTGGGAAAAGAAAACTCATAgacaaaatttgataaaaaggttaattttatatataagatTACAAAATATGTGGaagagataatttttttaatttcaaaatatttaaacacagaaatttagttttaaagtagttatgtttcatttgttaatagataaaagaaaatatgagtAAATTTAATTTGATGGTTAAATGATATTTACGAGATAATCTCatttatcatttatctttattatattaaatttaaaatactatttttatctttttacgAAGATGATGGTATATAGTGTATCATCTTATAACAAAATCTAATATAGATCATCATTTTGACTAATCAACTACTATTTTAATACAATATAGAATGAATAACTGTGAAGTCAGCCGTTggtaatttaaattatttactataaattattaatatatgaaaTCTTTAAAACTGATTGCTGTTTTTTGTGAATATTAAATACAGGtagaataaaaaatgtttaaaaaagtTACATGatagaaaaatagattttattttcaaaatataatctGTTATAGAGAATATGTGATTAtactctatatatatatatatatagtggtGGTGTAGTTAAATGAAGAGTTAATTCCTGATAAGAGTTTTCTTGGTTTTTAGGTTATTGTTGTTGATAATGGGTTGCTGCATGTCTTGTCTTACCGGAAGACACCATCCTGAGGATGAGGATCAGAGAAGTGATGATCACAATGCCACTCACTTTCCTCAAGATCAAGATCCACTTCCTCTCTCTGTAAACTCCTCTCTccctcttttatattttctaaaatctaaaaaaacatagaaacgagtttattttggatttttgggattctttataaataagttGATGGAGATTCCAAATTGAccagagattaggacatttcattggatataagtgggtgcaaacctctccccataagtcggttttatgggattgagttaggcttaaagtccactccttaatatggtatcagagtcatttcgaacATATCAtaatgagtgtttgttgggcttatcaagCCACCTGCTATCGAGCTGTTATCGGActacccataatatgttatctcaCACACGAGTTTTGGTTTAGTAAATACTTTTTCATGCGATGACGTAGTAACTTGAGATGTAAGTATATTAGAGATATTAAGTTGCACAATAATATCTAAAAttgaaacttttattaaaaaatagaaaggagtttattttatttttcatttttatctcatgaaatttgttcaaatggggagttaaattgattatttttgttttggtgTTGTTGGCAGACATACGGGTATGATAAGTTATATGCGGCGGAAGGTGGTGGAATCAACCGTCGTCCGAGCTTTTCAGAATACACTCATACTCTATACTCTACATCCTCCACCGCCGACGAGGATGTCTGTCCTACATGTTTTGAAggtgattattattattattatttaattaaattttaagttatatgtgaatttaaatcattttaatttgaattcttattaaaaaatctGATAATAAAAATAGTAGTGATGGTGATGAAGACGATGATTTGTTACTTATTATAGTTGATAATTTCAAAACTGTTACTTGTTTTTCAACACCTCTTCGATACaggtaaaacaaaaataataatactatcATTATAAAATctcatttaataattattaaacaaataaaatattcttattttatattaattataaaatctcATTTAGTAATTACTAAAAACGATGAAGCAAGATAATATTCAAGTTATTCCAAATTTATGATActcttaaaacttaattaaatatattattgttattaatatctttcattcttttttatCCATGTTTGTGTTTTaagaaattgaatatttaagTGTAACTTATCTCTATTTGATAAAGTAAAATTTGCAGATAGAGATTtacttatattatataattaatttagtcAGATCTTTAATGTTGGATTTATCtgaatatatttatgttttaaaatggTTTTGGTTGTTTAGTATATTTGGTGAGAAGTTGAGATTGTTagaaagattttgaatatttttgttaaatataatgattttgattgttttaataatatttatgttgTGATATGACAGAATATTGTGAAGAAAATCCTAAAATTACAGCAAAGTGCAAACATCATTACCATCTTGGGTGTATATATGAGTGGAAGGAGAGGAGTGAAACTTGTCCAACTTGTAGGAAGGTGCTTGATTTTTCTGAATCATAGCTTAACACAGGAATCAAGACtccttttaaatatatatttgtacaCCATTTCAAGACTTTGATAACACtagtttattctttttatttgtttattttttttttcgttaATATGTTTGTTAGTGTGTTTAAAAATTCAtccaaatatattttgttttttttattactcaATTACAATATACATACAAGTTATTGATAAGGGTAAAGataataacatatttaaatcaTAATTTATATTGAGTTTTATGGTTGAAGTATCTAGTTATGAtatataataagtttttataaaaaaaattatattaatttatttttgtgtaatCTCGAACTAATATTTAGTTTGTTTAGAAATTTAAGTCGATCACAAATAATGTTGACAACTTCGCTTTGGATTGCATTTAAACAAATCAATTTccataattttgatttattcaaatttcataatatttttattttactgaATCACCAGttaatttactttaaaattagttatattattattattattattattattattattattattattattattattattattattattattattattattattcatactGATACAGAAATGTTAAACCTGATTTTACCAAACATAAATTCAcacttaatataatatattgtaACCATTATAGGCCATGACAATGACAAAAGAAATTTTATGGCTGAATGGTGAGAATCAAAGTATGACTAATTGGGAAATATAATGCACATATCATTTATTCTACATCTTATCAAAATTTGAGAAAAGACGGCACAATATTGTATcgttttgttttaatatataggcattgaaaaatatatatgttgAGATAGAGTTTTTGATCGTTAAGAATCTTCAACTTATATGAATGTATGATTGTTctttttacatataaaaaatttgaatatGGGCATTGAATTAAATGCACTGAATGCAATTTTAATTGCTCTTTTTTTGTACGTAATATTCTTGATCGTTGGCAATACTCGTCTC encodes:
- the LOC137806346 gene encoding uncharacterized protein, with the translated sequence MDRSGRHASEEDYSELTMKSDRYSDRDWRQRVERNNDNDKGVNMQQEVSRKKEHGNGTTIPGVYIPPFKMAMMMKEVQDKSSAEYQRLTWEALRKTINGLVNKVNATNIKNIIPELFSENLIRGRGLFCRSCMKSQMASPVFTDAFAALVAVVNTKFPEVGDLLLRRIVLQLKRAYKRNDKPQLLAAVKFIGHLVNQQVAHEIIALELLTVLLEKPSDDSVEVAVVFVTECGSILQDLSPKGLHGIFERFRGILHEGEIDKRVQFLIEGLFAIRKAKFQGYPAVRPEFDLVEPELQLTHEVSLDEEIDPAISLDIFKPDPDYLKNEKRYEELKKSMLGEDSEDEQEDMDSESDDVEEEDEEHMRIKDETDTDLVNLRREIYLTIMSSVNFEEAGHKLLKIKLEPGQEMELCIMLLECCSQERTYVPYYGLLGQRFCVINKVQQENFEKCFVQQYSMIHRLETNKLRNVAKFFAHLLGTCALPWHVLSYIRLTEEDTTSSSRIFIKILFQELSEHLGIQPLNERLNDPTMQEYFESIFPKDNPKNTRFCINFFTSIGLGGLTENLREYLKNMPHFIMQQQKQGSDSETDDESGSSDSSDSGTTSSDSDSTSSDENDGERDRKRQRKRRRQ